Genomic DNA from Chloroflexota bacterium:
GGTGGCTATGATGTCAGCCAAACCGGCATTGTGCGTCGGGTGCCGCCTGATGACCGCGGACTGCCGACGGCGGACTGCTGACCACCGACCGCCGACCGCGGACCGCCGACCGAAGACCGCGGACCGCCGTCTTCTGGAAGCTGACCGCCGACCGAAGACCGCTGACCACCGACCGAAGACCGCGGACCGCCGTCTTCTGGAAGCTGACCGCCGACCGCCGACCGCCGTCTTCTGAAAGCTGACCGCCGACCGCCGACCGCTGACCACCGACCGCCGACCGCTGACCACCGACCGAAGACCGCGGACCGCCGTCTTCTGGAAGTCGTCTGCGGTCTGTCGTCTGCCGTCTTCTGAAAGCTGACCGCCGACCACCGACCGCCGTCTTCTGAAAGCCGTCCGTCGTCCTCTTGTCAGCTTCGCTGGTTCAACTTGTCCGCGATTCTGTAGCAGTTTCGACCTTGCGACGGTAGAGCCAGTTACCCCAGAAAAGTGCTCCGATCAGGAACAGGGGTCCTGAAATGATCAGGTAGGTGGTCCAGTCGAACTTTCCCCAGGCCAGCACCAGGTAGAAGATAGCCAATCCAACAAAGAAGACACCCCCCAGCCATTCCCAGCGCCAGGCGAGGGCAAGGGCAAAAAGGACCAGTCCGGTCGGGACGAGGTGCATCAGCAGGGCAACGATCGTCTCGCCGAAGGAATAGCCCTCGGCGAAAACGTCCAGGGCGAACAGGCTTATGAAGGCAGCGAAGAGCATGGCCAGGCCCCGCGGCGCCCAATAGAGAACAGATTGCCACCGTTTGCTCAGGGGTTTCATTTCTGCGGGCCCTCCTTAATCAGCAGTTTGACCCACCCCCCGGCCCCCTCCCAAACTGGGAGGGGGAGAGGTTCAAGCTCCGCTCCCCGGCTCGGGGCATCGGTCAGCACATGTTAGCGGCCAAACTGTTTCCCGGTGTTCAAGAATCTGGCTCGTCAGGTGCGAAAGTCCTCCAGGAGTTGGGAAGCCAGCGAGAGACTAACTTGTCTGTAACGAGCTGCTTCACGGGGATCGTTGCGTCGCAAAATCTGAATGGGCATATATTTCTGTATTTCGTATAGCAAGTAGATCTGTCGGCGGATCAGCGCCGAGGGCGATTGGTCTCGCTGCTGACCGTAACCTTGCCAGAAGGCCGGCTCGCTGATCCCGCAATAGTCGAGCACGGCAAATTCGATCTCGATGTCACCCCAGAGCGCCCGGTCAAAATCCACCAGCCCGGTCACATTGCCTCGATCGTCAATCAAGATATTCTGGCGCCACACGTCCATATGCAACAGCCGGGGCGCCACAGGGTGCTGGAAGTGTTCGGCGAGTCGATCAAACAGTTTGCGCATGGAGGCAGCTTCTTCGAGCGTGTAGGCACCACAGGCGACAACATCATCGATCAGCAGATTCCACATCACCCGAAAGGCCTCAAACCAACTCTGCCGGGCGGACATTGGTTCATGAGATCCCAGATAGCCATAGTCGTGGCGTCCCAGTTGCGCATCGGCCGTCAGCCGATGTAATTGACGCAGATATTGGCCCACCTGGTGCAGCGAGCGATTCATCATCTCTCGGGATGCCGCTGCCTCGCTCAGCGGGAGCCCTGGCAGTGCCTTCATCAGCAGGTAGTCACGGTCGATAAGCGCGCGGGAAAAGTCATGGGCGACGATCTCAGCGACAGGGATTGTAGTTTTCGCGCCGATCAGGGCGTGCAGCGCCGGCTCCTGGCGCATCATCAATCGCTCGTAGAAGAGAAATCCGGCGTCGTCCGGCGGGGCAATGCGCAGCACGAAATGGCTGCCTTTGCTCTCTACCCAGAAGGATGCGTTGTGTTTGCCGGTGCGTACCGGGCTAAAACGCAACGAGTCTGAATCCACGTCCAAATGGGCAAGAACCAGGGTTTTCAACAGGGCTGGATCGGGCATAGACATAACCGGAAGCCTATTCAAGAAGGCCGCTCTTGAAGGCGCTGGTAGCTGCCACCACGGAAAGGATAAAAACGAAGAGCAGCGCCCACCGTTTTGGAAGAAAGGCCAATATCTGGCTGTACAAGCCCAGCAGGAGGAGGTAAAAGGCCGGATGAATGAGGATCAGCAGGTACCAGAACACAGATAGCACGGCCAGAGAGATGGTGGTCACAATGGCATCCTGCCGGGATTCGAGGACAGGTTTTGTCTCGACGATGCTGAGCCAATGCCAGATTGCGCTGGAGGCCACAAAGGTGATCAGCCAATAGCGCTCGGATAACGACAGGTGTTGCGATGTGAGCAGAGCCAGCATGGTGGCAACGACCAACGTTAGCTGATAGATTGCCGGCCACGCCCATCCACGACCATCCTGGATACCAGGCGGTTGTCGCTCAGGCGATACGCTGCTCTGGGTGTTTTCCTGCGGCATGGGCGAACCCCACTTGACGGCGAGCGGTTCAACGGAAACGGGCCGGTTAGGATTTGCATGGATTCTAATTGTCAATTGTTAATGGCAGAGGAAAATTGTGGCGCCGCAACGCTTCAATGAGCGTGTTCTCGACAACAGTTCGACTTCGCTCACAACAGGTTATTTGTCGGTGTTGATGCCGTGAGCGCCTACAAGGTTATACGAGAAAGAGGGTGGAATCAGAAAAAACACAACCGCAGCGCTGTCCTGCCCACTCCGGGGCACCTGACGGTGAGCGTAGCCGAAGGGTGGACGCAGATCAATCCAAGAGAGAGCAGAAAAGATCAGCGTGAATCTGCGCCGGAGGTTTGCGTAAATCAGCGTTCCTCCGCCCGGTCTTGAGGAAGGGGGGGAATGAACCGCAACGATCAACTGCGGCCTGCGGCCAGTTCAGCCATTACCTCTGCCGGTTGCAGGGCCGCGTTGTCCCGCAAAATCGGCTGCAGGTATTGACCGGTGTAGCTTCTGGGAGACTGGGCAACTTGCTCCGGGGTACCCTCGGCGACAACTTCGCCCCCTCTGTCGCCACCTTCGGGACCCAGATCGATAATCCAGTCCGCCGATTTAGTGACGTCCAGGTTGTGTTCGATGACCACCACCGTGTTGCCCTTGTCCACCAGACTGTGCAGCACGCCAAGCAATTTCTGGATGTCAGCGAAATGGAGGCCTGTGGTAGGCTCGTCGAGGATGTAAAAAGTGCTACCGGTGGCCCGCCGGCTGAGTTCTTTGCTCAACTTGACACGCTGAGCTT
This window encodes:
- a CDS encoding aminoglycoside phosphotransferase family protein: MPDPALLKTLVLAHLDVDSDSLRFSPVRTGKHNASFWVESKGSHFVLRIAPPDDAGFLFYERLMMRQEPALHALIGAKTTIPVAEIVAHDFSRALIDRDYLLMKALPGLPLSEAAASREMMNRSLHQVGQYLRQLHRLTADAQLGRHDYGYLGSHEPMSARQSWFEAFRVMWNLLIDDVVACGAYTLEEAASMRKLFDRLAEHFQHPVAPRLLHMDVWRQNILIDDRGNVTGLVDFDRALWGDIEIEFAVLDYCGISEPAFWQGYGQQRDQSPSALIRRQIYLLYEIQKYMPIQILRRNDPREAARYRQVSLSLASQLLEDFRT